A window of Streptomyces sp. NBC_01241 genomic DNA:
TCGGCTGCCGGGCGCTTCGACGACCTCGCGGACACCGTCCGGGTCGGTCCGCTGCCCCTGCAGGATGTCCGCCTCGGTGGTCCATCCGGTCCGGCTGGAGTCCCCCCGGTACGCCGACTCGATCAGCGTCACGAGTGCGGGCACATCGGCGTCGGCCGCGTCGCGGAAGGTCAGCTGTCCCGGGTCCTGGGCAGGGGCGGTGTCCATGGCGGTGGCTCTCCGTTTCTCTGTTGTGGCCGTGCCGGAGCAGCGTATCCCGCATGCTCAGGGCCTATGGTCGGGCGCATGGTTCATGTGCTGAGCAGCCGGATCCTGCTGCGTCCGGCCGATCCCGAGCGGTCACGGATCTTCTACGGGGAATCGCTCGGGCTGCCCGTCTACCGGGAGTTCGGCACCGGACCCGAGCGGGGCACGGTCTACTTCCTCGGCGGCGGCTTCCTGGAGGTCTCCGGGCGCGCCACCACCCCGCCGGTGCCCGGGCTCGAACTGTGGATGCAGGTCACGGACGTCCGGACGGCGCACGAGGAGGTGTCGGCCCGCGGCGTCGAGGTGCTGAGGCCGCCGGTGCGTGAGCCGTGGGGGCTCGTCGAGATGTGGATCCGCGATCCGGACGGGCACCGGATCGTCATGGTGGAAGTACCGGCGGACCATCCGCTGCGCTACCGCCCCTAG
This region includes:
- a CDS encoding VOC family protein, which codes for MVHVLSSRILLRPADPERSRIFYGESLGLPVYREFGTGPERGTVYFLGGGFLEVSGRATTPPVPGLELWMQVTDVRTAHEEVSARGVEVLRPPVREPWGLVEMWIRDPDGHRIVMVEVPADHPLRYRP